A window of the Cicer arietinum cultivar CDC Frontier isolate Library 1 chromosome 6, Cicar.CDCFrontier_v2.0, whole genome shotgun sequence genome harbors these coding sequences:
- the LOC101492776 gene encoding cytochrome c oxidase assembly protein COX11, mitochondrial — protein MVWSSISRRANLSPYLRALQNSSHQFRGLSIGPEGQSYNIINSNTFASQNAGRLRFVPGFRQFSSHASTEQKSQKMLLYLTGLVFAMVGCSYAAVPLYRRFCQATGYGGTVTRRESVEEKIARHDSNKTATSREIVVQFNADIADGMQWKFVPTQREVRVKPGESALAFYTAENKSSTPITGVSTYNVTPMKAAIYFNKIQCFCFEEQRLLPGEQIDMPVFFYIDPEIEDDPKMDGINNIILSYTFFKVSEE, from the exons ATGGTATGGTCAAGTATAAGTAGGAGGGCTAATCTCTCACCATACCTTAGAGCGTTGCAAAACTCCTCTCATCAATTCAG GGGCCTATCTATTGGTCCTGAAGGACAAAGTTACAACATAATTAATTCCAATACT TTTGCTTCACAAAATGCTGGAAGGTTGCGTTTCGTGCCTGGTTTTCGACAATTCTCATCTCATGCTTCCACAGAGCAAAAATCACAAAAGATGCTTTTATACTTGACAGGCTTGGTTTTTGCGATGGTTGGATGCTCATATGCTGCAGTTCCCCTTTATCGGAGATTTTGCCAAGCAACTGGCTATGGGGGAACTGTTACCCGGCGTGAG AGTGTTGAAGAAAAGATTGCAAGGCATGATAGCAATAAAACTGCCACCTCAAG ggAAATTGTGGTACAGTTCAATGCTGATATTGCTGATGGGATGCAATGGAAGTTTGTTCCTACACAAAGAGAG GTTAGGGTGAAGCCAGGAGAAAGTGCCCTTGCATTTTATACCGCAGAAAACAAAAGTTCTACACCAATAACTGGTGTTTCTACATATAATGTCACTCCTATGAAG GCTGCGATttacttcaataaaatacaatgcTTCTGTTTTGAGGAGCAGCGACTGCTTCCTGGAGAACAGATTGACATGCCT GTATTCTTTTATATTGACCCAGAAATTGAGGATGATCCTAAAATGGATGGTATCAATAACATTATATTGTCATATACTTTCTTCAAGGTTTCTGAAGAATAA